A portion of the Blautia hansenii DSM 20583 genome contains these proteins:
- a CDS encoding FtsW/RodA/SpoVE family cell cycle protein: MTVEEKGREKSFDKILLCLIIILVIAGLVFLYSTSAYNGRVKFHDSAYYFKKQLFATSLGLMGMYLVSCMDYHLLVRFAPFFYLISLLLSLAVLLFGDEYNGSKRWLSMGPLSFQPSEFAKVAVILLLTFVLIKTDEKKQGIGYMIRTMAILLPIVGLVGTNNLSTAIIILGIGVILIFVSNPRYLPFIGIGAAGIVFIGIFLSMASYRLERLAIWRNPEAYEKGFQTIQGLYAIGSGGIFGKGLGSSLQKLGFVPEAQNDMIFSIICEETGLAGSWFLIFLFALLIWRLMVIATHARDLCGELLAVGIMGHIAMQVILNIAVVTNTIPNTGITLPFVSYGGTSVLFLLGEMGLALAVSRDSLGG, from the coding sequence ATGACAGTGGAAGAAAAGGGCAGAGAAAAAAGCTTTGACAAAATTCTTTTATGTCTGATTATCATTTTAGTTATTGCAGGTCTGGTATTTCTTTACAGCACCAGCGCCTATAACGGCAGAGTGAAATTTCACGACTCTGCGTATTACTTTAAGAAACAGCTGTTTGCCACATCTTTAGGTCTTATGGGAATGTATCTGGTTTCCTGTATGGACTATCATTTGCTGGTGAGATTTGCCCCCTTCTTTTATCTGATTTCCCTGTTATTATCTCTGGCAGTTCTGCTGTTCGGAGACGAATATAACGGTTCAAAACGCTGGCTGTCTATGGGACCATTGTCTTTTCAGCCTTCGGAGTTCGCAAAAGTGGCGGTCATTTTACTTTTAACCTTTGTTTTAATTAAGACAGATGAGAAGAAACAGGGCATTGGATATATGATAAGAACCATGGCGATTTTGCTTCCGATTGTCGGACTTGTGGGAACAAATAACTTAAGTACAGCAATTATTATCTTGGGAATTGGTGTAATCTTGATTTTTGTTTCCAATCCCAGATATCTTCCTTTTATTGGAATTGGAGCAGCGGGAATTGTATTTATCGGCATCTTTTTAAGTATGGCAAGTTATCGTCTGGAACGTCTGGCAATCTGGAGAAATCCAGAAGCTTATGAAAAAGGGTTTCAGACTATCCAGGGGCTGTATGCCATTGGAAGCGGCGGAATTTTCGGAAAAGGATTGGGAAGCAGTCTGCAAAAGCTGGGATTTGTTCCCGAAGCGCAGAATGACATGATTTTTTCTATTATTTGCGAGGAAACAGGGCTTGCAGGTTCCTGGTTTTTAATTTTTTTATTTGCTCTTTTAATCTGGAGGCTTATGGTCATTGCCACCCATGCCCGTGATTTGTGCGGAGAATTGCTGGCAGTGGGAATTATGGGGCACATTGCCATGCAGGTTATTTTAAACATTGCCGTTGTGACAAATACCATACCAAATACAGGAATTACCCTGCCGTTTGTAAGCTACGGAGGTACTTCGGTACTGTTTTTACTGGGAGAAATGGGGCTTGCATTGGCTGTCAGCAGGGATAGCTTGGGAGGGTAG
- the sigE gene encoding RNA polymerase sporulation sigma factor SigE, translating to MDICVGGNVKFSGFKGVFLPKKNELHYIGGAEVLPAPLTAQEEGEMLDALAGEGKEEARACLIEHNLRLVVYIAKKFDNTGVGVEDLISIGTIGLIKAINTFDPVKKIKLATYASRCIENEILMYLRRNSKTKLEVSIDEPLNVDWDGNELLLSDILGTDEDVIYKDIENEVERKLLGKAIGKLTKREQTIVRLRFGINMPDGGEKTQKEVADLLGISQSYISRLEKKIMKRLKKEIVRYE from the coding sequence ATGGATATCTGTGTTGGAGGGAATGTAAAATTTTCAGGGTTTAAAGGGGTTTTTCTTCCAAAGAAAAACGAACTGCATTATATCGGAGGAGCAGAGGTGCTGCCTGCGCCTCTTACAGCGCAGGAGGAAGGAGAAATGCTGGACGCTTTGGCAGGAGAAGGAAAAGAGGAAGCGAGAGCCTGTCTGATTGAGCATAATTTAAGATTAGTTGTCTATATTGCGAAAAAGTTTGACAATACAGGGGTAGGAGTTGAAGATTTAATTTCCATTGGGACAATCGGACTGATTAAGGCGATTAACACCTTTGACCCTGTAAAGAAAATTAAACTTGCAACGTATGCTTCCCGCTGTATTGAAAATGAAATCTTAATGTATTTGAGAAGGAACAGTAAAACAAAGCTGGAGGTTTCCATAGACGAGCCGTTAAATGTGGATTGGGACGGCAACGAACTGCTGCTTTCGGACATTTTGGGAACAGATGAGGATGTGATTTATAAGGATATTGAAAACGAAGTGGAGCGAAAGCTTTTGGGAAAAGCCATCGGTAAATTGACAAAAAGAGAGCAGACCATTGTGCGATTGCGGTTTGGAATTAATATGCCTGACGGAGGCGAAAAGACGCAAAAAGAGGTGGCGGATTTGCTGGGGATTTCGCAATCTTATATTTCCAGACTGGAGAAGAAGATTATGAAGCGATTGAAAAAAGAAATTGTCCGATATGAGTAA
- a CDS encoding cell division protein FtsQ/DivIB: protein MSKKKLYRILIEGIVCAVLIFILVFFVGFRVTKVEVKGNEFYSDKEIKRMVLDAPIAKNTILAMMIKTGEKTKDAQLIEKVTLKRKGMNTLVVQVKEKKLIGYFDYEGKYANFDRQGIVQIFTEAPIENVPYIEGLGVKEAKQGEKLQGINTKKLNSILSVGKMLEKTEQKPDRLVFNDMKQLVLYYGDIEVRLGNDENMDEKMNRLSGILPQLEGMAGILHLENITEDTQAVVFDDTQKSDEDTSEEEQEGDTGEEPEEDTKKDDEEEPKEDTKENADENAEEDEKTVTEKDSKKENKEENQLEYTDGADAADTRSKKEE from the coding sequence ATGAGTAAGAAAAAATTATACAGAATTCTCATTGAAGGAATTGTATGTGCAGTATTGATTTTTATACTGGTATTCTTTGTGGGATTTCGTGTCACAAAGGTGGAAGTAAAAGGAAATGAATTCTATTCAGATAAAGAAATCAAAAGGATGGTTTTAGATGCACCTATTGCTAAAAATACCATATTGGCAATGATGATTAAAACAGGAGAAAAAACAAAAGATGCCCAACTGATTGAGAAGGTCACACTAAAGAGAAAAGGCATGAACACATTGGTGGTTCAGGTAAAAGAAAAAAAGCTGATTGGCTATTTTGATTATGAAGGGAAATATGCCAATTTTGACAGGCAGGGAATTGTTCAGATTTTTACAGAAGCGCCTATTGAAAATGTTCCATACATTGAAGGGCTCGGTGTAAAGGAAGCAAAACAAGGCGAAAAATTACAGGGAATTAATACAAAAAAGCTGAACAGTATTTTAAGTGTCGGAAAAATGCTGGAAAAAACAGAGCAGAAACCGGACAGGCTGGTGTTTAATGATATGAAGCAGTTGGTTTTGTATTACGGCGACATTGAGGTTCGTTTGGGAAATGATGAGAATATGGATGAAAAAATGAACCGTCTGTCAGGAATTCTTCCTCAGCTTGAAGGAATGGCAGGAATACTTCATTTGGAAAATATTACAGAAGATACGCAGGCAGTGGTATTTGACGACACACAAAAGAGCGATGAAGATACCTCCGAAGAAGAGCAGGAAGGCGATACAGGGGAAGAGCCTGAGGAAGATACAAAGAAAGACGATGAGGAAGAGCCAAAAGAGGATACAAAAGAAAATGCAGATGAGAATGCTGAGGAGGATGAAAAGACTGTAACAGAAAAAGACAGCAAAAAGGAGAATAAGGAGGAAAACCAGCTGGAATATACGGATGGCGCAGATGCGGCAGATACCCGTTCAAAGAAGGAAGAATAA
- a CDS encoding sigma-E processing peptidase SpoIIGA, with amino-acid sequence MYCEVYVDVFFVVNLISGFFVLCLTNQLLTGAANSVRALLGAAVGAVGSCFILAFSKELLSLKNGIFYAVTAVAMVSFGCSVKGLKNLILKMLVFLGCNFLLGGFLFVFSQRARRGIFTFGAITTCCYWTLYIGIRLCKYLKRKRELCCEVGIALSGKEINVKGLYDTGNCLYDRATGKSVCVMEKDSFFQLLTEKQQRFLENFCAMNMVEEKLAEEEAAFFRGLNPRFLPYTSVGCQKGLLPVVTVDKLIVREQEEERKILHAAVGISYTKLSEKGRFQAIISPGIWEK; translated from the coding sequence GTGTACTGCGAAGTTTACGTAGACGTTTTTTTCGTGGTCAACCTGATTTCCGGCTTCTTTGTGCTGTGCCTGACCAACCAGCTGCTTACAGGAGCTGCCAATTCTGTAAGAGCGCTTTTAGGTGCGGCAGTGGGAGCGGTGGGAAGCTGTTTTATTCTTGCATTTTCAAAAGAATTGCTAAGTCTGAAAAACGGGATTTTTTATGCGGTGACAGCAGTGGCTATGGTGAGCTTTGGATGCAGTGTAAAAGGACTGAAAAATCTGATTTTGAAAATGCTTGTATTTCTTGGATGCAACTTCCTGCTGGGAGGCTTTCTTTTTGTGTTTTCACAAAGAGCAAGGAGAGGCATTTTTACATTTGGAGCAATAACGACATGCTGTTATTGGACTTTATACATAGGCATAAGACTCTGTAAATACTTAAAACGGAAAAGAGAACTTTGCTGCGAGGTGGGCATAGCCCTGAGCGGAAAGGAAATAAATGTAAAAGGACTGTATGATACAGGAAACTGTCTGTATGACAGAGCAACGGGAAAATCTGTTTGCGTCATGGAAAAGGACAGTTTTTTTCAATTATTGACGGAGAAACAACAGCGCTTTCTGGAAAATTTCTGCGCCATGAACATGGTAGAAGAGAAGCTAGCAGAGGAAGAGGCTGCTTTTTTTCGGGGTTTAAATCCCAGATTTCTGCCTTATACTAGCGTAGGCTGTCAAAAGGGACTGCTTCCTGTTGTAACGGTGGATAAGCTTATTGTCAGAGAGCAGGAGGAGGAACGCAAAATTCTGCATGCCGCTGTTGGGATTTCATACACGAAATTGTCTGAGAAAGGGAGATTTCAGGCAATCATAAGTCCGGGGATATGGGAAAAATAA
- the aroD gene encoding type I 3-dehydroquinate dehydratase: MNIIKIKNVEIGKGIPKICIPLTGKNREEIIEEMEIVKKSNPDLIEWRVDFFEESDNPERVCEMLGTINDSFKQIPVLFTFRTKEEGGEKSIMSEDYVKLLKEVSERRLADIVDVQVFWYGEKSEDFIKELKETGAVVLASSHHFEGTPSVREMSDALYTMENRGADIVKLAVMPQSGKDVCALLEATMERKEHSNKPRITMSMGQSGMLSRICGELTGSCVTFASGKQASAPGQIKADELKKVLGDIHDILK; encoded by the coding sequence ATGAATATAATAAAAATTAAAAACGTAGAAATCGGAAAGGGTATTCCGAAGATTTGTATTCCTTTAACAGGGAAAAACAGAGAAGAAATTATAGAAGAAATGGAAATTGTAAAAAAATCTAATCCGGATTTGATTGAATGGAGAGTGGATTTCTTTGAAGAAAGTGATAATCCGGAAAGAGTCTGTGAAATGCTGGGAACAATAAACGACAGTTTCAAACAAATTCCGGTATTATTTACTTTCCGTACAAAAGAAGAAGGCGGAGAAAAATCCATTATGTCGGAAGATTATGTAAAGCTTTTAAAAGAGGTTTCCGAAAGAAGGCTGGCAGATATCGTAGATGTGCAGGTGTTCTGGTATGGAGAAAAGTCAGAAGACTTTATAAAGGAGCTGAAGGAGACGGGGGCAGTGGTGCTTGCATCCAGCCACCATTTTGAAGGAACGCCTTCTGTAAGGGAAATGTCAGATGCTCTGTATACCATGGAAAACCGAGGAGCAGACATTGTAAAGCTTGCGGTAATGCCTCAGTCAGGAAAAGATGTGTGTGCTCTTTTAGAAGCTACCATGGAACGAAAAGAGCACAGTAATAAGCCTAGGATTACCATGTCTATGGGACAGAGCGGTATGCTGAGCAGGATTTGCGGAGAGCTTACCGGTTCCTGCGTCACCTTTGCATCAGGAAAACAGGCATCCGCTCCCGGACAGATAAAGGCAGATGAGTTGAAAAAAGTTCTTGGGGATATTCATGATATCCTCAAATGA
- a CDS encoding shikimate dehydrogenase, giving the protein MPAITGKTKLTGLLGDPVSHSISPLMHNFSFQKLGLDYVYLCFQINEQTLEEAVKGLRVLDVKGFNLTMPNKNKILSYLDALSPAARLIGAVNTVENKNGVFVGHNTDGIGFMQSVKEQNIDMKNQTMTLLGIGGAATAICAQAALDGVNTIHIFSRPNSSHLPRIKALQENLEKETSCKIYIHSLFDTQDLKSAVKDSRLLVNATSVGMFPHTDDCLIEDTSIFHTHLAVADIIYNPWETTLLAKAKAEGCKAFNGYSMLLYQGAEAFRIWTGKEMPITLVKEHLKQ; this is encoded by the coding sequence ATGCCAGCGATTACAGGGAAGACAAAATTAACCGGACTTTTAGGAGACCCGGTAAGCCATAGTATTTCACCTCTTATGCACAACTTCAGCTTTCAAAAGCTGGGCTTAGACTATGTATATTTATGCTTTCAAATCAATGAGCAGACCTTAGAAGAAGCAGTAAAAGGTCTGCGTGTTTTGGATGTAAAGGGCTTTAACCTTACCATGCCAAACAAAAATAAGATACTTTCTTATTTAGACGCACTTTCTCCCGCAGCCCGCCTCATCGGAGCCGTAAATACCGTAGAAAATAAAAATGGAGTTTTTGTGGGACATAATACAGACGGCATTGGCTTCATGCAGTCTGTAAAGGAACAAAATATTGACATGAAAAACCAGACTATGACACTTCTGGGAATTGGAGGCGCTGCAACGGCAATCTGCGCACAGGCAGCTCTTGACGGCGTAAATACCATACATATTTTTTCCCGCCCCAACAGCTCACATCTTCCTCGCATAAAAGCCTTACAGGAAAATTTAGAAAAAGAAACCTCCTGTAAAATTTATATTCACAGCCTATTTGATACACAAGACTTAAAATCAGCCGTAAAAGACAGCCGCCTCTTGGTAAATGCAACCTCTGTGGGAATGTTTCCCCATACCGATGACTGTCTCATTGAAGATACTTCTATTTTCCATACGCATCTTGCTGTGGCAGATATTATTTACAATCCATGGGAAACTACGTTGCTGGCGAAAGCAAAAGCCGAAGGGTGCAAAGCCTTTAACGGTTACTCCATGCTCCTATATCAGGGAGCTGAAGCTTTCCGCATCTGGACGGGAAAAGAAATGCCAATAACTCTTGTAAAAGAACACTTAAAACAATAG
- the ald gene encoding alanine dehydrogenase, which translates to MKIGCVKEIKNNEFRVGITPDNVKSYTNAGHVVYIEKGAGEGSCFTDEEYKEAGAVLIDTAKEVWDTCEMMIKVKEPLEEEYKYFHKDLILYTYLHLAADRPLTDAMLKAGVKGVAYETLIERNRSIPLLAPMSQIAGRLSVQEGAKYLEKPFGGKGMLLSGVPGTPKAKVVILGAGNVGTNACKIAVGMGADVTIFDISLERLAYLDDIFGARIQTMYSTDAAIEKAVKDADLVIGCVLIPGKAAPKVMKKAYLKEMQPGSVIVDVAVDQGGCCETTKVTYHDNPTFVVDGVVHYCVGNMPGAVPRTSTIALTNATLKYGLQIAGKGLEQACKENDVIYSGINTYDGKLTCKNVADSFNVEHTEIKELF; encoded by the coding sequence ATGAAAATTGGATGTGTAAAAGAGATTAAAAACAATGAATTCCGTGTAGGTATCACACCTGATAATGTTAAAAGCTATACAAATGCAGGACATGTTGTTTATATTGAAAAGGGTGCAGGAGAAGGCTCTTGTTTTACAGATGAAGAGTATAAGGAAGCAGGAGCAGTATTGATTGATACAGCGAAGGAAGTATGGGATACCTGTGAAATGATGATTAAAGTAAAAGAACCTTTGGAAGAAGAGTATAAATATTTCCATAAGGATTTAATTCTTTACACATATCTTCATCTTGCAGCGGATCGTCCTTTGACAGATGCAATGTTGAAGGCAGGGGTAAAAGGTGTAGCTTATGAAACATTAATTGAAAGAAACAGAAGTATTCCTCTTTTAGCTCCTATGAGTCAGATTGCAGGACGTTTAAGTGTTCAGGAAGGCGCAAAATATTTGGAAAAACCGTTTGGTGGAAAAGGTATGTTGCTTTCAGGAGTTCCGGGAACACCAAAAGCAAAAGTTGTTATTCTGGGTGCCGGTAATGTAGGAACAAATGCCTGCAAGATTGCCGTTGGTATGGGTGCAGATGTTACAATTTTTGATATCAGTTTGGAAAGACTGGCATATCTGGATGATATTTTCGGAGCTAGAATTCAGACAATGTATAGTACAGACGCAGCTATTGAAAAAGCGGTGAAAGATGCAGATTTAGTTATTGGTTGTGTTCTTATTCCGGGTAAAGCAGCACCGAAGGTTATGAAGAAAGCATATCTGAAAGAAATGCAGCCGGGAAGTGTAATCGTAGATGTAGCAGTAGATCAGGGCGGATGCTGTGAAACAACAAAGGTAACTTATCATGATAATCCAACCTTTGTAGTTGACGGTGTTGTTCATTATTGTGTAGGAAATATGCCGGGAGCTGTTCCGAGAACTTCTACGATAGCACTGACCAATGCAACCTTAAAATATGGACTTCAAATTGCGGGAAAAGGTCTGGAACAGGCCTGCAAGGAGAATGATGTAATTTATTCTGGCATTAATACTTATGATGGCAAGCTTACCTGCAAAAATGTAGCAGACAGCTTCAATGTAGAACATACAGAAATTAAAGAATTGTTCTAA
- the murA gene encoding UDP-N-acetylglucosamine 1-carboxyvinyltransferase has protein sequence MKGIRVVGGIPLNGEVRIQGSKNAALPLMAAALLNKGTTILYGCPKIADVFAMEEILRLLGAKTAWQKHTLEINTEFVTKTQVDEEQGRKMRSSIILLGSLLGRFGEGAVPQPGGCIIGKRPIDLHLEALKKMGAEILENQGQIFAKTTGLKGCRLKFPFVSVGATQNAVLAAVLAKGTTVLEGCSREPEVYALCDFLKKAGAKIEGAGTSRLLITGVEKLHDVEFHVPKDRIAAGTYLCASAITRGACTLLDAPVEEMGAVLEAYKKMGGQYTCNSGKLTLCSFYADRPLEHLQTQVYPGFPTDLQSVFMAVLSVAKGESKITENIFEDRFKTVSQLQAMGARIELEGNTARILPGYLKGTDVTASELRGGAALLVAGLAAQGETYVKNCSYIERGYEDICRDLSMLGAQIFKD, from the coding sequence TTGAAGGGAATAAGGGTTGTGGGCGGAATTCCTTTAAACGGTGAAGTGAGAATACAGGGTTCTAAGAATGCGGCATTGCCACTGATGGCTGCCGCACTTTTAAATAAAGGGACTACGATTTTATATGGCTGTCCCAAAATCGCAGATGTTTTTGCCATGGAAGAAATTTTGCGGCTTTTAGGGGCAAAAACCGCCTGGCAAAAGCATACTTTGGAAATTAATACAGAATTTGTTACCAAAACACAGGTAGATGAGGAACAAGGGCGGAAAATGCGTTCGTCTATTATTTTGTTGGGAAGCCTGCTAGGCAGATTTGGAGAGGGAGCTGTACCGCAGCCCGGTGGCTGTATCATAGGAAAGCGCCCTATTGATTTGCATTTGGAAGCCTTAAAGAAGATGGGGGCAGAAATTTTAGAAAATCAGGGACAGATTTTTGCAAAGACCACAGGATTAAAAGGCTGTCGGCTAAAATTTCCTTTTGTCAGCGTGGGGGCTACGCAAAATGCCGTTTTGGCAGCGGTTCTGGCAAAAGGGACTACGGTTTTAGAAGGCTGCTCCAGAGAACCGGAGGTATATGCTTTATGTGACTTTTTAAAAAAAGCGGGAGCCAAAATAGAAGGAGCAGGAACCTCCAGACTGCTGATTACCGGAGTAGAAAAGCTGCATGATGTGGAATTTCACGTGCCGAAAGACAGAATTGCCGCAGGAACGTATCTTTGTGCCAGTGCGATTACAAGAGGAGCATGCACTCTTTTAGACGCACCCGTAGAAGAGATGGGGGCAGTGCTTGAGGCATATAAGAAAATGGGTGGACAATATACCTGTAACAGTGGTAAACTGACTTTATGTAGCTTTTATGCAGACAGACCGTTGGAGCATTTGCAGACACAGGTATATCCGGGTTTTCCAACAGATTTGCAGTCTGTTTTCATGGCTGTTTTATCCGTTGCAAAAGGAGAGAGCAAAATTACGGAAAATATTTTTGAAGACCGTTTTAAGACGGTTTCTCAATTACAGGCAATGGGAGCAAGGATTGAGCTGGAGGGAAACACAGCCAGAATTTTACCGGGATATTTGAAGGGAACAGACGTGACGGCATCAGAGCTTCGCGGCGGAGCGGCGCTTTTAGTTGCAGGACTTGCGGCACAGGGAGAAACTTATGTAAAAAATTGCAGCTATATAGAGCGGGGATATGAAGATATATGCAGAGATTTATCCATGCTTGGCGCACAGATTTTTAAAGACTAA
- the ftsZ gene encoding cell division protein FtsZ, which yields MTNEAESSAKIIVVGVGGAGNNAVNRMVEEAIGGVEFIGVNTDKQALTLCKAPTVIQIGEKLTKGLGAGAKPEIGEKAAEESIEEIRQAIQGADMVFVTCGMGGGTGTGAAPVVAGVAKEMGILTVGVVTKPFRFEAKTRMSNALAGIEKLKESVDTLIIIPNDRLLEIVDRRTTMPEALKKADEVLQQAVQGITDLINLPALINLDFADVQTVMIDKGVAHIGIGEGKGDDKAMEAVQQAVSSPLLETTIEGASHVIINVSGDISLMDANDAATYVQNMTGEDTNIIFGALYDDKEADYVRITVIATGLDDETTRKASVTRDKNAAKSGKTARTQQEQPQVQAQPTYQMPTFKQPTFQQPQTNFTSNVPKKDIQIPDFLKNRR from the coding sequence ATGACAAACGAGGCTGAGTCATCTGCAAAGATTATCGTTGTAGGTGTAGGCGGAGCTGGAAATAACGCAGTAAACAGAATGGTAGAGGAAGCAATCGGTGGAGTTGAATTCATCGGCGTAAATACAGATAAACAGGCTTTAACCTTATGTAAAGCACCAACAGTTATTCAGATTGGTGAAAAGCTTACAAAAGGACTTGGTGCAGGTGCAAAACCTGAAATCGGCGAAAAAGCAGCAGAGGAAAGCATTGAAGAAATCCGTCAGGCAATTCAGGGGGCAGATATGGTATTTGTAACCTGTGGTATGGGTGGCGGAACAGGAACAGGCGCTGCTCCGGTTGTAGCAGGTGTTGCAAAGGAAATGGGTATCCTGACTGTCGGTGTTGTTACAAAACCTTTCCGTTTTGAAGCAAAAACACGTATGAGCAATGCTCTGGCCGGTATTGAAAAATTAAAAGAAAGCGTAGATACGCTGATTATTATTCCGAACGACCGTCTCTTAGAAATCGTAGACCGCCGTACTACTATGCCGGAAGCTTTAAAGAAAGCAGATGAAGTGCTTCAGCAGGCTGTTCAGGGTATTACAGACTTAATTAACTTGCCGGCACTTATCAACCTTGACTTTGCAGATGTTCAGACTGTTATGATTGACAAAGGTGTTGCTCATATCGGTATCGGTGAAGGCAAAGGCGATGACAAAGCGATGGAAGCTGTTCAGCAGGCAGTATCCAGTCCGCTGCTTGAGACAACCATTGAAGGTGCATCTCATGTTATTATCAATGTATCCGGTGATATTTCTCTTATGGATGCAAACGATGCGGCAACTTATGTACAGAACATGACCGGTGAAGATACAAATATTATCTTCGGTGCGCTGTATGATGATAAAGAAGCGGATTATGTAAGAATTACCGTTATTGCAACAGGTCTTGACGATGAAACAACACGCAAGGCAAGCGTAACAAGAGATAAAAATGCTGCAAAATCAGGCAAAACAGCGAGAACACAGCAGGAGCAGCCACAGGTACAGGCTCAGCCGACATACCAGATGCCGACTTTTAAACAGCCAACCTTCCAGCAGCCACAGACGAATTTTACAAGCAATGTTCCAAAGAAAGATATTCAAATTCCTGATTTCCTGAAAAACAGAAGATAG
- a CDS encoding alanine/glycine:cation symporter family protein, translating to MDGFIDILKGIQSVVWGPITLILLVGTGLYFTIRLGFLQITKLPRAIRYIFEKEKGVEGDDGDVSAFASLCTTLAATIGTGSIVGVATALRTGGPGALFWMWVSAFVGMTTKYAEGVLAVKYRTVDENGEIAGGPMYYIQNGMGKKWIWLAKIFAIFGVMTALMGCGTFPQVNAITESAHSAFGLPIWLVGIIVTIAVAAVVLGGIKSISKAAELIVPVMAIFYVLGSIAIMIINADAIPGVFKSIFDAAFHPRAMIGGASGTIIISVMTALQTGVARGVYTNEAGLGSSPIVVAAAKTNSCVRQGLLSMTSVFFTTLIICTMTGIVVISSGLLDTTALDGSLLSNAAYNQGLPGNIGMYIVSIGLVFFSFTTIIGWCYYGERCLSYLVKSVHCSKIFKIVYILCIAVAPYLTLETVWILADITNALMAFPNLIALLALSPVVIAETKKFFDEEKKMKRIKK from the coding sequence ATGGACGGCTTTATAGACATATTAAAAGGTATCCAGTCTGTTGTATGGGGACCGATTACCCTGATTTTATTGGTGGGAACGGGATTATATTTTACAATACGTTTGGGGTTTTTGCAGATTACAAAATTGCCTAGAGCTATCCGGTATATTTTCGAGAAAGAAAAGGGCGTAGAAGGGGACGACGGTGATGTATCAGCATTTGCTTCCCTGTGTACTACTCTGGCAGCAACAATAGGAACCGGAAGTATTGTAGGTGTTGCGACTGCCCTTAGAACCGGAGGACCGGGTGCACTTTTTTGGATGTGGGTGTCTGCCTTTGTGGGAATGACGACCAAGTATGCGGAAGGTGTGCTTGCAGTAAAATATAGAACTGTGGATGAGAACGGAGAAATAGCAGGCGGTCCAATGTACTATATACAAAATGGTATGGGTAAGAAATGGATTTGGCTGGCAAAAATATTTGCTATTTTTGGTGTAATGACAGCGCTTATGGGATGCGGGACCTTCCCACAGGTAAACGCAATTACAGAGTCAGCACATTCTGCTTTTGGTTTACCTATCTGGCTAGTAGGTATTATAGTTACAATTGCGGTAGCAGCAGTAGTATTGGGAGGGATTAAATCCATTTCAAAAGCAGCAGAGCTTATTGTTCCGGTTATGGCAATCTTTTATGTATTAGGCTCTATCGCCATTATGATTATCAATGCGGATGCCATTCCGGGAGTATTTAAGTCCATTTTTGACGCTGCTTTTCATCCAAGAGCAATGATTGGTGGCGCTTCAGGAACAATTATTATTTCTGTTATGACAGCTTTACAAACTGGTGTTGCTCGTGGTGTTTACACCAATGAGGCAGGTCTTGGAAGTTCTCCGATTGTAGTAGCAGCGGCAAAGACGAACTCCTGTGTACGTCAGGGACTTTTATCTATGACAAGCGTATTCTTTACAACATTGATTATTTGTACAATGACAGGAATTGTAGTAATTTCGTCAGGACTTTTAGATACAACAGCCTTAGACGGAAGTTTACTTTCCAATGCGGCATACAATCAGGGACTTCCCGGAAATATCGGTATGTATATCGTATCCATTGGATTGGTATTCTTCTCCTTTACGACTATTATCGGCTGGTGCTATTATGGTGAAAGATGCCTTTCCTATTTGGTGAAAAGTGTACATTGCTCCAAAATTTTTAAAATCGTGTATATTCTCTGTATCGCAGTAGCGCCATATCTTACATTAGAAACCGTATGGATATTGGCTGACATTACCAATGCGTTGATGGCATTTCCGAACTTAATAGCACTTCTTGCGTTAAGTCCGGTGGTTATAGCAGAAACGAAGAAATTCTTCGATGAAGAAAAGAAAATGAAGAGAATAAAGAAATGA